The sequence below is a genomic window from Alosa alosa isolate M-15738 ecotype Scorff River chromosome 5, AALO_Geno_1.1, whole genome shotgun sequence.
ATGGTGGTGATAGCGGGCGCCCAGTGCACCAACTGCATCCGCGCGGAGAACGTGAAGGCGCGCGTGGTGAACGTCGGGGGGATCATCTACATTGTGAGCGGCATTTTCGTACTCGTGCCCCTGTGTTGGATGGCCAATAACATCATCTCGGATTTCTACAACCCACAGGTGCCCACGGCCAAGAAGCGCGAGATTGGCGCTGCGCTCTACATCGGATGGGCGGCTACGGCGCTCCTGCTTGTCGGCGGTGCCATACTTTGTTGTTCATGTCCATCCTCGGGAAACTCCGGCTACTCTGTCCAATACGCTCCCACGACGAAACGGGCCACAGCAAACGGGGACTATGACAAGAGGAATTATGTGTGAGCTCCTGCTTTTCACTGTCAGTATCAACACAACTGATCCAGTGGATAGCtcattttttgtctttgttgtttttgttgatgctGTTTCTTTTGTAAGATGATAAAAAGATTTGCACCTACCTTTTTCTCATTCAGTCAGAACTGAAACATGAGAAAACACTATTTTCTATGCTACTGCACACGGAGAAGTTAATAAATGGGCACATCGTCTGCCCACTGTCTCAGAAACATTTTACGCGTCATGGTTCACGGAGGAATAAAGGACATAAAACAGGAATTAGTTTATTTAGGTACATTCACTTGCAAGTCCACCATATTATATAGAATAGCTAGTTTTAAAGCCGATGTGATTCTAATGTTTACTTTTAAGTGTTTGTTTTCTATATTTTCTTGGATGGCTGGTGGATTATGTATCCTATCGTTTTTAATTGATGTTGTGTTCTTCTCAAAGGGCTCATCAGTGATTTGTTCAATAATCTGCCGTCACATACAGGAGTAGCCTAATGGAgatgttaccgtttttttttttttttttgtaaattaacGAACCCAAACCAAAGTGGTCCAGCCGAGTTGATAGGCCAACTTCCCCTTTGAAAGAAAAGTGTATAGTCAATTGATACGCATGACCTGTTAACACCGCAGAGCCGAAGTTGTTATTGTTCAACTGCTGATGAGCGCAGCTGCCGGGCTGGATCACTCTCAGA
It includes:
- the cldn5a gene encoding claudin 5a, yielding MASAGLEILGLGLCVIGSLLEMVACGLPMWKVTAFIEANIVVAQTIWDGLWMSCAVQSTGQMQCKVHDSMLALGHDLQAARALTVISGMMGVIGLMVVIAGAQCTNCIRAENVKARVVNVGGIIYIVSGIFVLVPLCWMANNIISDFYNPQVPTAKKREIGAALYIGWAATALLLVGGAILCCSCPSSGNSGYSVQYAPTTKRATANGDYDKRNYV